In Halobaculum limi, one DNA window encodes the following:
- the guaA gene encoding glutamine-hydrolyzing GMP synthase — MVDVDSFIQEATEEIREAVGDANAIIALSGGVDSSVAAALAYEAIGEQLTPVYVDTGLMRKGETEQIRETFAFMESLEVVEAQERFLDALSGVTDPEEKRHAIGEQFIREFEREAKETDAKYLVQGTIYPDRIESEGNIKSHHNVGGLPDVVDFDGIVEPVRDLYKDEVRAVARELGLEAVISERMPFPGPGLAVRIIGEVTEEKLRVARDSNHIVEEEVEEHDPWQAFAAVIGKATGVKGDNRVHGWVVSVRSVESRDGMTARAQNLPWETLQRIQSRITGKNDDVARVVYDVTHKPPATIEYE, encoded by the coding sequence ATGGTCGACGTCGACTCGTTCATCCAGGAGGCGACCGAGGAAATTCGGGAAGCCGTCGGCGACGCGAACGCCATCATTGCCCTGTCGGGCGGCGTCGATTCGTCGGTTGCGGCGGCGCTGGCGTACGAGGCCATCGGCGAGCAACTGACGCCGGTGTACGTCGACACCGGCTTGATGCGGAAAGGCGAGACCGAGCAGATCCGCGAGACGTTCGCGTTCATGGAGTCGCTGGAGGTCGTCGAGGCGCAAGAGCGCTTCCTCGACGCCCTGTCGGGCGTCACCGACCCCGAGGAGAAGCGCCACGCCATCGGCGAGCAGTTCATCCGTGAGTTCGAACGCGAGGCGAAAGAGACGGACGCGAAGTACCTCGTGCAGGGTACCATCTACCCCGACCGCATCGAGAGCGAGGGCAACATCAAGTCCCACCACAACGTCGGCGGCCTGCCCGACGTGGTCGACTTCGACGGCATCGTCGAACCCGTGCGCGACCTGTACAAAGACGAGGTGCGAGCGGTCGCTCGCGAACTCGGCCTCGAAGCCGTCATCTCCGAGCGGATGCCCTTCCCCGGCCCCGGTCTCGCCGTCCGCATCATCGGCGAGGTGACCGAGGAGAAGCTCCGCGTCGCTCGCGACTCGAACCACATCGTCGAGGAGGAAGTCGAAGAACACGACCCGTGGCAGGCGTTTGCCGCCGTCATCGGGAAAGCGACTGGTGTGAAAGGCGACAACCGCGTCCACGGCTGGGTCGTCTCCGTTCGCTCGGTGGAGTCGCGCGACGGGATGACCGCGCGGGCGCAGAACCTCCCGTGGGAGACGCTCCAGCGCATCCAGTCGCGCATCACCGGGAAGAACGACGACGTGGCGCGTGTCGTCTACGACGTGACGCACAAGCCGCCCGCGACCATCGAGTACGAGTAA
- the pyrG gene encoding glutamine hydrolyzing CTP synthase has protein sequence MPTEQTGYDPSLGRKFIFVTGGVMSGLGKGITAASTGRLLANAGFDVTAVKIDPYLNVDAGTMNPYQHGEVYVLKDGGEVDLDLGNYERFLGSDMTSDHNITTGKTYQHVIEKERAGDYLGKTVQVIPHITDDIKRRIREAAEGTDVCLVEIGGTVGDIEGMPYLEALRQFAHEEDDEDILFTHVTLVPYSKNGEQKTKPTQHSVKELRSIGLQPDILVGRCDNELDPETKEKIALFCDVPTEAVFSNPDVEDIYHVPLTVEDEGLDQYVMERLGLAEEALPDADRETRWRDLVTRERSGEVDIALVGKYDLEDAYMSVHEALKHAGLEHGVDVNVVWVDADEADGDHRERLESADGVVVPGGFGSRGTEGKVEAVRYARENDVPFLGLCLGFQMAVVEHARNVLGWEGADSAEFEPETPYPVIDLLPEQHEEEDMGGTMRLGAHETDIEGGTLAAQLYGGTSCTERHRHRYEVNPNYIEDLSADGLTFSGTAGPRMEILERDDHPYFIGTQFHPEFRSRPDRASPPFVGLLDAVLDGTDPAGDATPHTGDRDDEEVTV, from the coding sequence ATGCCGACCGAACAAACGGGGTACGACCCGTCGCTGGGTCGCAAGTTCATTTTCGTCACGGGCGGGGTGATGTCCGGGCTGGGGAAGGGCATCACCGCCGCCTCGACCGGACGGTTGCTCGCCAACGCCGGCTTCGACGTGACGGCGGTCAAGATCGACCCGTACCTCAACGTCGACGCCGGGACGATGAACCCGTATCAGCACGGCGAAGTGTACGTGCTGAAAGACGGGGGCGAGGTGGACCTCGACTTGGGGAACTACGAGCGCTTCCTCGGGTCGGACATGACCTCCGACCACAACATCACCACGGGGAAGACGTACCAGCACGTCATCGAGAAGGAACGCGCCGGCGACTACCTCGGGAAGACCGTCCAGGTCATCCCGCACATCACCGACGACATCAAGCGGCGTATCCGCGAGGCCGCCGAAGGAACCGACGTCTGTCTCGTCGAGATTGGTGGCACCGTCGGCGACATCGAGGGGATGCCCTACCTCGAAGCCCTCCGCCAGTTCGCCCACGAGGAAGACGACGAGGACATTCTGTTTACCCACGTCACGCTCGTCCCCTACTCGAAGAACGGCGAGCAGAAGACCAAGCCCACCCAGCACTCGGTGAAGGAACTCCGCTCGATCGGTCTCCAACCGGACATCCTCGTCGGGCGCTGTGACAACGAACTCGACCCGGAGACGAAAGAGAAGATCGCGCTGTTCTGTGACGTGCCCACCGAGGCCGTCTTCTCGAATCCCGACGTCGAAGACATCTACCACGTCCCTCTCACCGTCGAAGACGAGGGCCTCGATCAGTACGTGATGGAGCGGTTGGGCCTCGCAGAGGAGGCGCTTCCCGACGCCGACCGCGAGACGCGGTGGCGCGACCTCGTCACCCGCGAACGGAGCGGCGAGGTCGACATCGCCCTCGTCGGCAAGTACGACCTCGAAGACGCGTATATGAGCGTCCACGAGGCGCTGAAACACGCCGGTCTCGAACACGGGGTCGACGTGAACGTCGTCTGGGTCGACGCCGACGAGGCGGACGGCGACCACCGCGAGCGCCTCGAATCCGCCGACGGCGTCGTCGTCCCCGGTGGGTTCGGCTCCCGCGGCACGGAGGGGAAAGTCGAGGCGGTGCGCTACGCCCGCGAGAACGACGTTCCGTTCTTGGGCCTGTGTCTCGGCTTCCAGATGGCCGTCGTCGAACACGCGCGCAACGTCCTCGGCTGGGAGGGTGCCGACTCCGCGGAGTTCGAACCGGAGACGCCGTATCCGGTCATCGACCTCCTGCCGGAGCAACACGAGGAGGAGGACATGGGCGGGACGATGCGACTCGGCGCTCACGAGACGGACATCGAAGGGGGTACACTCGCCGCACAACTGTACGGCGGCACCTCCTGTACCGAGCGCCACCGTCACCGCTACGAGGTGAACCCCAACTACATCGAAGACCTGTCAGCCGATGGGCTGACGTTCTCGGGGACCGCCGGGCCACGTATGGAGATTCTCGAACGCGACGACCACCCGTACTTCATCGGCACGCAGTTCCACCCCGAGTTCCGCTCGCGTCCCGACCGCGCCTCGCCACCGTTCGTCGGCCTGTTGGACGCGGTCCTCGACGGGACCGACCCGGCGGGTGACGCGACGCCACACACCGGCGACCGCGACGACGAGGAGGTGACCGTCTGA